In the genome of Xanthomonas translucens pv. cerealis, one region contains:
- a CDS encoding TonB-dependent receptor domain-containing protein, whose amino-acid sequence MHPPSIRLHTLTWAVAAALAAPAAFAQDAAAPAAPSTPAQGDVVSLDSVFVTGTASAKSKLKSSVSVSTVGAEAIEQSTPRSTAEIFRNIPGIRSESSGGEGNANIAVRGLPVASGGAKFLQLQEDGLPVLEFGDIAFGNADIFLRADYSLERIEAIRGGSASTFASNSPGGIINFISKTGDSAGGSVGLSRGLGRFDNTRLDFDYGAPFAEHWQFNVGGYYRRGDGVRDAGYATDKGGQLKANLTRLFDNGYVRVYAKYLNDRAAAYTPVPTLVSGSDGAPHFHDVGSFDPGRDTLYSPYFRSSNGLDGSNLLTRVELGDGMHPVSRAIGAEAQFDIGGGWTLTDKFRIADTSGRFVSPFPAEVADAASLAAQIGGAGASLRNADGQTYSGQAVRTHLFNTRINDLGNAVNDLSLARDFGNGDGGNVNLKAGLYSSRQVIDMDWTWNSYVQSVSSRSRLLDVVAADGSLLSQNGLYAYGVPSWGTDNTRHYDVRYTINAPYVALGWDQGPLSVDASVRYDMGRARGHTAGGLLVDNLDVDGDGIIQAPERSVATIDYTNRKPVDYDWNYLSYSLGGNYMLNDDLAAFARYSRGARANADRLLFGVVRDDGSVSSDEAVNFVKQLEGGLKWRAGGLSVFATAFAARTQEQNYEATSQRFFNRTYKAHGLELEAAYRAGSFGINGGATWTDATIDKDQITPANAGNTPRRQARFVWQLTPSYRGDRYEVGVNAIGTSSAYTQDSNQLKMPGYTQVNLFGNYRVTDALTVSLNINNLFDAFGLTEAEDASIPDNAIIRARSIPGRTASVSVRYDF is encoded by the coding sequence ATGCACCCCCCTTCGATCCGCCTGCATACCCTGACCTGGGCCGTCGCCGCGGCCCTGGCCGCCCCCGCCGCCTTCGCCCAGGACGCCGCCGCGCCCGCGGCCCCGTCCACTCCCGCGCAAGGCGACGTGGTCAGCCTGGATTCGGTGTTCGTGACCGGTACCGCCAGCGCCAAGAGCAAGCTCAAGTCCAGCGTGTCGGTCAGCACCGTCGGCGCCGAAGCGATCGAACAATCCACGCCGCGCTCGACCGCCGAGATCTTCCGCAACATCCCCGGCATCCGCTCCGAATCCAGCGGCGGCGAAGGCAACGCCAACATCGCGGTGCGCGGCCTGCCAGTGGCCTCCGGCGGCGCCAAGTTCCTGCAGTTGCAGGAAGACGGGCTGCCGGTGCTGGAATTCGGCGATATCGCCTTCGGCAATGCCGACATCTTCCTGCGCGCCGACTACAGCCTGGAGCGCATCGAGGCGATCCGCGGCGGCTCGGCCTCGACCTTCGCCAGCAACTCGCCCGGCGGCATCATCAACTTCATCAGCAAGACCGGCGACAGCGCTGGCGGCAGCGTCGGCCTCAGCCGCGGCCTCGGCCGCTTCGACAACACGCGCCTGGACTTCGACTACGGCGCGCCATTCGCTGAGCACTGGCAGTTCAACGTCGGCGGCTACTACCGCCGCGGCGACGGCGTGCGCGACGCCGGCTACGCCACCGACAAGGGCGGCCAGCTCAAGGCCAACCTGACCCGGCTGTTCGACAACGGCTACGTGCGCGTCTACGCCAAGTACCTCAACGACCGCGCCGCCGCCTATACCCCCGTGCCGACCCTGGTCAGCGGCAGCGACGGCGCGCCGCACTTCCACGACGTGGGCAGCTTCGACCCGGGCCGCGACACCCTGTACAGCCCGTATTTCCGCAGCAGCAACGGCCTGGACGGCAGCAACCTGCTCACCCGTGTCGAGCTCGGCGACGGCATGCACCCGGTGTCGCGCGCGATCGGCGCCGAGGCGCAGTTCGACATCGGCGGCGGCTGGACCCTGACCGACAAGTTCCGCATCGCCGACACCTCCGGCCGCTTCGTTTCGCCGTTCCCGGCCGAAGTGGCCGACGCCGCCAGCCTGGCCGCGCAGATCGGCGGCGCCGGCGCGAGCCTGCGCAATGCCGACGGCCAGACCTATAGCGGCCAGGCGGTGCGCACCCACCTGTTCAACACCCGCATCAACGACCTCGGCAACGCGGTCAACGACCTGAGCCTGGCGCGCGACTTCGGCAACGGCGATGGCGGCAACGTCAATCTCAAGGCCGGCCTGTACAGCTCGCGCCAGGTCATCGACATGGACTGGACCTGGAATTCCTACGTGCAGTCGGTGTCCAGCCGTTCGCGCCTGCTCGACGTGGTCGCGGCCGACGGCAGCCTGCTCTCGCAGAACGGCCTGTATGCCTACGGCGTGCCCTCCTGGGGCACCGACAACACCCGCCACTACGATGTGCGTTACACCATCAACGCGCCGTACGTGGCGCTGGGCTGGGACCAGGGCCCGCTGAGCGTGGACGCCAGCGTGCGCTACGACATGGGCCGCGCGCGCGGCCACACCGCCGGCGGGCTGCTGGTCGACAATCTCGACGTCGATGGCGACGGCATCATCCAGGCGCCGGAGCGCAGCGTGGCGACGATCGACTACACCAACCGCAAGCCCGTGGACTACGACTGGAACTACCTGTCGTACTCGCTCGGCGGCAACTACATGCTCAACGACGATCTGGCCGCGTTCGCCCGCTACAGCCGCGGCGCGCGCGCCAACGCCGACCGCCTGCTGTTCGGCGTGGTGCGCGACGACGGCTCGGTGTCCTCCGACGAGGCGGTGAACTTCGTCAAGCAACTCGAGGGCGGACTGAAGTGGCGCGCCGGCGGCCTGAGCGTGTTCGCCACCGCCTTCGCCGCGCGCACCCAGGAACAGAACTACGAGGCCACCAGCCAGCGCTTCTTCAACCGCACCTACAAGGCGCACGGGCTGGAACTGGAAGCGGCCTACCGCGCCGGCAGCTTCGGCATCAACGGCGGCGCGACCTGGACCGATGCGACCATCGACAAGGACCAGATCACCCCGGCCAACGCCGGCAACACGCCGCGCCGCCAGGCCAGGTTCGTCTGGCAGCTGACCCCCAGCTACCGCGGCGATCGCTACGAGGTGGGGGTCAACGCGATCGGCACCAGCTCGGCCTACACTCAGGACAGCAATCAGTTGAAGATGCCCGGCTACACGCAGGTGAACCTGTTCGGCAACTACCGCGTCACCGACGCGCTGACCGTGTCGCTGAACATCAACAACCTGTTCGACGCCTTCGGCCTGACCGAAGCCGAGGACGCGAGCATTCCGGACAACGCCATCATCCGCGCCCGCTCCATCCCCGGCCGCACCGCCAGCGTCAGCGTGCGCTACGATTTCTGA
- a CDS encoding MFS transporter gives MRSDRPLLPLSRVLALNAGFFGVQYSFGLQQSNMSPIYNYLGADHASLPYLWLAGPITGLVLQPVVGALSDRTVTRWGRRMPYMLVGALVCSLCLLLMPFSVALWMAVSLLWMLDAANNVAMEPYRALVSDVLAPRQRPLGYLTQSAFTGLGQTLAYVTPPLLVWFGMNQDAANAHHIPYVTIAAFAIGAGFSAASILLTARSVREPVPPPLELERLRAAPVGPLATLREIADAVRHMPPTMKQMAPVMLFQWYAMFCYWQYIVLSLSTTLFGTTEPDSHGFREAGLVNGQIGGFYNFVAFVAAFAMVPVARRVGPKVTHAACLLAAGIGMCLLPAIHDRWLLLLPMIGIGLAWASMMGNPYLMLADSIPPERTGVYMGLFNLFIVLPMLIQIVTLPLYFDAWLRGDPRNVIRLAGALMVMAAGAMLLVRLGTGGRGPETR, from the coding sequence ATGCGCTCCGATCGCCCCTTGCTTCCTCTGTCGCGCGTGCTGGCGCTCAACGCCGGCTTTTTCGGCGTGCAGTACAGCTTCGGCCTGCAGCAAAGCAACATGAGCCCGATCTACAACTACCTGGGCGCCGATCACGCCAGCCTGCCGTACCTGTGGCTGGCCGGGCCGATCACCGGGCTGGTGCTGCAGCCAGTGGTCGGCGCGCTGAGTGATCGCACCGTCACCCGCTGGGGTCGGCGCATGCCGTATATGCTGGTCGGCGCGCTGGTGTGCAGCCTGTGCCTGCTGCTGATGCCCTTCAGCGTGGCGCTATGGATGGCGGTTAGCCTGCTGTGGATGCTGGACGCGGCCAACAACGTGGCGATGGAGCCGTATCGCGCCCTGGTCAGCGACGTGCTGGCGCCGCGTCAGCGCCCGCTGGGCTACCTCACCCAGAGCGCGTTCACCGGGCTGGGCCAGACCCTGGCCTACGTGACCCCGCCGTTGCTGGTGTGGTTCGGCATGAACCAGGACGCGGCCAATGCGCACCACATTCCCTACGTCACCATCGCCGCGTTTGCGATCGGCGCGGGATTCTCCGCGGCCTCGATCCTGCTCACCGCGCGCAGCGTGCGCGAGCCGGTGCCGCCGCCGCTGGAGCTGGAGCGCTTGCGCGCCGCGCCGGTCGGGCCGTTGGCCACGCTGCGCGAGATCGCCGATGCAGTGCGGCACATGCCGCCGACGATGAAGCAGATGGCGCCGGTGATGCTGTTCCAGTGGTATGCGATGTTCTGCTATTGGCAGTACATCGTGCTGTCGTTGTCGACCACGCTGTTCGGCACCACCGAGCCGGATTCGCACGGCTTCCGCGAAGCCGGCCTGGTCAACGGCCAGATCGGCGGCTTCTACAACTTCGTCGCCTTCGTCGCCGCGTTCGCGATGGTGCCGGTGGCGCGCCGCGTTGGCCCCAAGGTCACCCACGCAGCGTGCCTGCTCGCCGCCGGCATCGGCATGTGCCTGCTGCCGGCGATTCACGACCGCTGGCTGCTGCTGTTGCCGATGATCGGCATCGGCCTGGCCTGGGCGAGCATGATGGGCAATCCGTACCTGATGCTGGCCGACAGCATCCCGCCCGAGCGCACCGGCGTGTACATGGGCCTGTTCAACCTGTTCATTGTGCTGCCGATGCTGATCCAGATCGTGACCCTGCCGCTGTACTTCGACGCCTGGCTGCGCGGCGACCCGCGCAACGTGATCCGCCTGGCCGGCGCGTTGATGGTGATGGCGGCGGGGGCGATGTTGTTGGTGCGGCTTGGGACCGGGGGCCGGGGACCGGAGACCCGGTAA